The DNA window GCACATCAACACTCCCCACCAACTTGGTGGTGTCTGCAAAcctactgagggtgcactcgatcccctcctccagatcattaatgaagctATTCAAGAGCACTGGCCCCGctactgagccctgaggaacaccacttatGACTGACCGCCAACTGGATTTCACTCCATTCGCCACACCTCCTTGGGCTCGGCCGTCCAGCCAGGTTTTGACCCAGCAAAGCGTACgcccgtccaagccatgagcagccaggtTCTCCAGGAGAAGGCTGTGGCAAACAGCGTCAAAGGCTTTAATAttgtccaggtagacaacatccacagcctttccctcaccctctaagcgggtcaccttgtcataggagGAGATCAGGagagtcaagcaggacctgtctTTCACGAACCCCTGCTGACTGCGCCTGGtcacctggttgtcctgaaCGTGCTGCATGGTGGCACTCAGGATGATCTGCTACGTAAACTTCCCCGCTACCAAAGTCAGACTGACCGGCCTCTAGTTCCCGcatcctcctgccagcccttcttgtagataaGTGTCACATTTGCCAAGGTCCGGTCAACCGGGACCTCcccggttagccaggactgccGAGAAGTGATGGAAAGGGGCTTGGggagcacttccaccagctccctccgtccccttgggtggatcccatctggccccatagacttgtgtgtgtctgcgtGGTGTCgcaggtcgctaaccatttcTCCTTGGGTTCTGcgggcttcattctgctccccgttcctgtcttccagctcaagGGGCTGGGCACCGGGAGAAAAACTGGACTCAGCATTAagaactgaggcaaagaaagacagaaagacagaaagacagaaagacagaaagaaagaacgAACCTCAACTTCTTCTTCATCCTTTGTCACTCTTGTTTTcccctgcatccaataaaggatgcAGATcctccttagccctccttttgttgctataCCTATTGAAAGAAACATTGCTTTGTCTCTTCTACGGCAGTAGCCAGATAAAGTTGgagttgggctttggcccttctcattttctccttgcatAACCTCGACcacatccttgtagtcctcccgagttgcctgtcccttcttccACAAGGcgtaaactctcctttttttaccctgagttccagccaaagctctctgttccgCCAGGCTGGCCTTCTTCCCCGACGGCTCGTCTTTCGGCACGTGGGGACTCTATCGAACAGGGCGGGTATCTTCTGGAACCTTCCAACAGAAGCCAGCCCTCTAGCcccctcgctaccaaaaccttgccacataaacccaatacagcCAGCTACAACCTTAGGAGCCAGGGAGGCACCAAGACACCCAGAGAGCACACCCAAAGGGAAAGGCCAGGCCTTAACACAGGCTTAGCGAGCAgggagcgagggagggagggagagaatgCTGTGGAAGGGGCATGCCTCATGCCCAGCACACctccaaatcccagagcagccttccagggCTGCGAGGGAATAGAGCCCCCTCTTCACAACGCACCCGCAAACCACCCCACATGAGTGCCGTGGGATGACCTCACTGATGACGCCCCACCTCTTCTATGCTTTGGCCGTGCCTGCCCAGGACTTTTACACGCACCTTCCATACAAATCCTCCCAAATACCTACTCTCACTTAAAAGCTGCCGCCAGGGCCAAGTGGACACGtcctcaaggggaggacatgaAAAGGGAGCgttgcaggaaggaaaacacacccCACCTCATTACTGGCATGGTTGTGGCATGCAAGAACTGcttgctgaaaaatgctgtcaCGTGCAAAGGCTGTCTCTCACCCTCAGGCACTTGGGGACCAGCATAAAAGCCGGCCCAGCGCCTCTCTCCCTCACACACTTCTCCTGACGCCTTCTCCTACGCGGTCAACGAGGTGAGCACGAACCCCCTTCCCCTCCGTCTCCTGCCTCACCCGgcccagctcttccagcacGCTCGGCCCCCGGCCTCACCAGCCCTGACGCCTCCCCACCGCCacgctccccacagccccacaccacGCCTCCCCACTCCCTCGCCCTACTCACGCACCCCCTCCACGCACCCCCACGCCCCTACGCCTTCTCAACACCCTCTCTTCCAGGACCCCTCCACACCACAGACATGGCCTGCTACGACCTCTGCCGCCCCTGCGGACCCACCCCGCTGGCTAACAGCTGCAACGAGCCCTGTGTCAGGCAGTGCGAGGACTCCCGCGTCGTCATCCAGCCTTCCACCGTGGTGGTCACCCTGCCCGgacccatcctcagctccttcccccagaACACCGCCGTCGGATCCTCCTCATCGGCTGCCGTGGGCAACGTCCTCAGCTCCCAGGGAGTGCCCATCTCTGGTGGCTTCGGCCTCGGCTCCGGCTTCGGAGGCCTGGGCTGCTTCGGCGGCCTAAGAGGCTGCTACCCCTGCTAAGGGCCCTCGCCACCACCCCTAACACCAGCCACCCAGACCCTGGAAGCCAAGGCATGCACTGAGGACGCACCTCCGCGCCTTCCCTGGCACATGGACCTGCCATCCACGGCTCTGCCTTGCTCAAGGCACCAAGCAAGGAAGCAGGGAAGGGGCCAGCCTGGGCTGATGCGAACACGGCCCACGgaccttctcctctcctcccacttccttctctgcatAGCCTCTTCTCTTGTGTCCACTACGCTCCGTGGCAACCAACTTCTCACAAGCCAAAGCCCACCACGGACCTCCGGTGTCCCACTCCCACGCTGGGACAGGAAGACCTCGGTGCTCTGGCTGGACCTACTGCACGCAAGGCACCTCGGCTGATGACCAAGGCTGACCTCCCTTCCACCTGGTGCTTCTGCTGTTTCactatttttcccccctcaataAAGTTCTCCTGCATCTCAGCCTGACATGCTTCATTGCCCGTCTTTGGACACGCGCCAGCCCCTCAacgtccttcttgtagtgaggggcccaaaactgaacacagtattccagctGCCGCCTCAGCAGTGCCGACTACAAGGGGACGATCgctgccctagtcctgctggccgcACTGTCTCTGATACAAGCCAGCATGTCGTTGGCCTcccgggcacactgctggctcatatgcAGCCCGCTGgcgaccaacacccccaggtccttttccaccaggcgGCTCTCCAGCCACGCTGCCCCAAGCCCGTAGCGATGCCTGGGGTTGCCGTGACCCAAGCGCAGGACCCGGCACTCAGCCTTGTTGAGCCTCATGcagctggcctcagcccattcatccagcctgtccagatccctctctAGAGCCTGCCTACCCTCAAGCACATCAACACTCCCCACCAACTTGGTGGTGTCTGCAAAcctactgagggtgcactcaaccCCCTcctccagatcattaatgaagctATTCAAGAGCACTGGCCCCGctactgagccctgaggaacaccacttatGACTGACCGCCAACTGGATTTCACTCCATTCGCCACACCTCCTTGGGCTCGGCCGTCCAGCCAGTTTTTGACCCAGCAAAGCGTACgcccgtccaagccatgagcagccaggtTCTCCAGGAGAAGGCTGTGGCAAACAGCGTCAAAGGCTTTAATAttgtccaggtagacaacatccacagcctttccctcaccctctaagcgggtcaccttgtcataggagGAGATCAGGagagtcaagcaggacctgtctTTCACGAACCCCTGCTGACTGCGCCTGGtcacctggttgtcctgaaCGTGCTGCATGGTGGCACTCAGGATGATCTGCTACGTAAACTTCCCCTGCTACCAAAGTCAGACTGACCGGCCTCTAGTTCCCGcatcctcctgccagcccttcttgtagataaGTGTCACATTTGCCAAGGTCCGGTCAACCGGGACCTCCCCGGTTAGCCAGGAGTGCCGAGAAGTGATGGAAAGGGGCTTGGggagcacttccaccagctccctccgtccccttgggtggatcccatctggccccatagacttgtgtgtgtctgcgtGGTGTCgcaggtcgctaaccatttcTCCTTGGGTTCTGcgggcttcattctgctccccgttcctgtcttccagctcaagGGGCTGGGCACCGGGAGAAAAACTGGACTCAGCATTAagaactgaggcaaagaaagacagaaagacagaaagacagaaagaacgAACGAACGAACGAACCTCAACTTCTTCTTCATCCTTTGTCACTCTTGTTTTcccctgcatccaataaaggatgcAGATcctccttagccctccttttgttgctataCCTATTGAAAGAAACATTGCTTCGTCTCTTCTACGGCAGTAGCCAGATAAAGTTGgagttgggctttggcccttctcattttctccttgcatAACCTCGACcacatccttgtagtcctcccgagttgcctgtcccttcttccACAAGGcgtaaactctcctttttttaccctgagttccagccaaagctctctgttccgCCAGGCTGGCCTTCTTCCCCGACGGCTCGTCTTTCGGCACGTGGGGACTCTATCGAACAGGGCGGGTATCTTCTGGAACCTTCCAACAGAAGCCAGCCCTCTAGCcccctcgctaccaaaaccttgccacataaacccaatacagcCAGCTACAACCTTAGGAGCCAGGGAGGCACCAAGACACCCAGAGAGCACACCCAAAGGGAAAGGCCAGGCCTTAACACAGGCTTAGCGAGCAgggagcgagggagggagggagagaatgCTGAGGAAGGGGCATGCCTCATGCCCAGCACACctccaaatcccagagcagccttccagggCTGCGAGGGAATAGAGCCCCCTCTTCACAACGCACCCGCAAACCACCCCACATGAGTGCCGTGGGATGACCTCACTGATGACGCCCCACCTCTTCTATGCTTTGGCCGTGCCTGCCCAGGACTTTTACACGCACCTTCCATACAAATCCTCCCAAATACCTACTCTCACTTAAAAGCTGCCGCCAGGGCCAAGTGGACACGtcctcaaggggaggacatgaAAAGGGAGCgttgcaggaaggaaaacacacccCACCTCATTACTGGCATGGTTGTGGCATGCAAGAACTGcttgctgaaaaatgctgtcaCGTGCAAAGGCTGTCTCTCACCCTCAGGCACTTGGGGACCAGCATAAAAGCCGGCCCAGCGCCTCTCTCCCTCACACACTTCTCCTGATGCCTTCTCCTACGCTGGTCAACGAGGTGAGCACGAACCCCCTTCCCCTCCGTCTCCTGCCTCACCTGgcccagctcttccagcacGCTCGGCCCCCGGCCTCACCAGCCCTGACGCCTCCCCACCGCCacgctccccacagccccacaccacGCCTCCCCACTCCCTCGCCCTACTCACGCACCCCCTCCACGCACCCCCACGCCCCTACGCCTTCTCAACACCCTCTCTTCCAGGACCCCTCCACACCACAGACATGGCCTGCTACGACCTCTGCCGCCCCTGCGGACCCACCCCGCTGGCTAACAGCTGCAACGAGCCCTGTGTCAGGCAGTGCGAGGACTCCCGCGTCGTCATCCAGCCTCCACCGTGGTGGTCACCCTGCCCGgacccatcctcagctccttcccccagaACACCGCCGTCGGATCCTCCTCATCGGCTGCCGTGGGCAACGTCCTCAGCTCCCAGGGAGTGCCCATCTCTGGTGGCTTCGGCCTCGGCTCCGGCTTCGGAGGCCTGGGCTGCTTCGGCGGCCTAAGAGGCTGCTACCCCTGCTAAGGGCCCTCGCCACCACCCCTAACACCAGCCACCCAGACCCTGGAAGCCAAGGCATGCACTGAGGACGCACCTCCGCGCCTTCCCTGGCACATGGACCTGCCATCCACGGCTCTGCCTTGCTCAAGGCACCAAGCAAGGAAGCAGGGAAGGGGCCAGCCTGGGCTGATGCGAACACGGCCCACGgaccttctcctctcctcccacttccttctctgcatAGCCTCTTCTCTTGTGTCCACTACGCTCCGTGGCAACCAACTTCTCACAAGCCAAAGCCCACCACGGACCTCCGGTGTCCCACTCCCACGCTGGGACAGGAAGACCTCGGTGCTCTGGCTGGACCTACTGCACGCAAGGCACCTCGGCTGATGACCAAGGCTGACCTCCCTTCCACCTGGTGCTTCTGCTGTTTCactatttttcccccctcaataAAGTTCTCCTGCATCTCAGCCTGACATGCTTCATTGCCCGTCTTTGGACACGCGCCAGCCCCTCAacgtccttcttgtagtgaggggcccaaaactgaacacagtattccagctGCCGCCTCAGCAGTGCCGACTACAAGGGGACGATCgctgccctagtcctgctggccacactgtctCTGATACAAGCCAGCATGTCGTTGGCCTcccgggcacactgctggctcatatgcAGCCCGCTGgcgaccaacacccccaggtccttttccaccaggcggctctccagccactctgccccaagcccgTAGCGATGCCTGGGGTTGCTGTGACCCAAGCGCAGGACCCGGCACTCAGCCTTGTTGAGCCTCATGcagctggcctcagcccatcgatccagcctgtccagatccctctctAGAGCCTGCCTACCCTCAAGCACATCAACACTCCCCACCAACCTGGTGGTGTCTGCAAACTTCTCACAAGCCAAAGCCCACCATGGACCTGCGGTGTCCCATTCTCAAGGTGGGGCAAGAAGACTTCTGTGCTCAGCCCAAATGTACTGCATGCAATGGTTCTCAGCTAATGGTCACTCTACCTGCACCCCAGAGTGGATTCTTTGCACTTggcacttctgctttttcactctttttttcccctcaataaATGTCTCCTGCATTGCAGTCTGAGACACATccacttcatttcttctctaaAGGCTCATGCAACCTCACGCAGCACAAAGCCAGTGCTCAACAGGCCATCGAGGTGGGTGGAAAAGGGCAAGACAACCTCCCATCAGAAATATGCCATCACCACAACAACAGAGACTGGCACCTAGGGGGCTTCCAAAACGTGACACAGACGCCTCACTGGCTTAAACAAAGGCTTTAATACGAGAATGCTTGCCTGCTCATGGTTCTGATGATGTCTCCCTGTGCCAGCACACACTTGACTAACTCTCTTTCCCAGCATGACCCTCTGgccctttcagaaaaataatgacagaTCATTTAATTTGACAGAACCTCTAGAGAGTATCTGGCTTGCAACTGGTCACCAGTGCTGTTCTGCAGGGTTCAAGCCTAGGGCTAGttttgttcagtatttttatcaatgatctaGATGCAGGAGCTGATTGTACCAttagcaaatttgctgatgacaccaaaccGGGAGGTGCCATCGATTCTCTTGAGGGAtgagaggccttgcagaggcATCTGGATAGATTGCAGGATTGAGCAGCCATCAATAGCACGAAATTGAACAAGAACAAAtaccagattctgcacctgggatgaaGTAACACCAGGCACAAGTATAGATTGgaagaggagaggctggagagcagccctgcagaaagggatctgggggtgctggctgacAGCAGGCTCAACagaagccagcagtgtgccctggtAGCCCTGAGGGCAACTGCATCTTGGGGTGCATCCAACACAGTATAACCAACCAGTCAAAGAGGggattatcccactgtattcaCCGTTAgtgtggcctcaccttgagCACTGTGGGCAGTTCTGGGCAGCCTGCCCTCACCACAACCAGGTgctccctcagcaccctcagTGACCAACCAGTCAGGAGGCAGCTAACAACCTGCCTATCAGGAGGCAGGTAAAGTTGCCAATCAGGAGGTGGCTGACAggtgccagctgctgcagaggccCCTGGAAGCTTCCAGAAGGTTCCTGTCAGGACCCCAGAATCAACCCCTCAGGTACAATAAATAGAGAATTGTCACCAAACAGCCCCCAAAACCACTGCTGGAAGGGGTGAGGGGTGAAAGAGGGAATAACTGAGtagaaatgctgctgaaaacaaagccaaatgcCTCACATGACAGTAGGTAGGGGACTCAGAGGGGTAAGATGGAGGGAAAATGCCCGGATTAAATAACACCCTCCAAAAAAGCTACAATCAATAAATATGTCAACAGACCCTGCACTTCTTGCCTGTGCTGCAGGGTTTCAGGGACACCCATGTGGGGTTCCCTGTCACTGTCCTCCCTTGCTGTGATCCCCAGCCCAACCACCTGGCAGTCCCTGTGACACCATCTTCCCTCTTGGCAGGGTCCCAGGGCCAGCCACACAGGGTCCTGTGTCCCGCTCCTCCCTTGTTGCTAGGACCCTGGGCAACCCATGCAGGGTGCCCAGGTCACCACCCCCTTGCTGTGGGGTCTTCAGCTGACCCAAGTGTGGGTCCCTGTTGCACTGTCTGCCTGGATGCATGGTCCCCTACATGGCAGACCCCAGGCTATGGGGTCCCCAAGTGATCCCCTGGAGGGAAACCCCAGGCCATAATCTCGTCTTCACTTCAGGGTGCCACAGTGATCCATGCAGGGGGGGTCTCCAGACCAccaacctccctgctgcagggtcCCTGGACAACCTGTACAGGGGACCCCAAGCCACCATCCCTCTGCTCTGAGTTCACACAGAAAGCCCCATGTGTGAGGT is part of the Balearica regulorum gibbericeps isolate bBalReg1 chromosome 2, bBalReg1.pri, whole genome shotgun sequence genome and encodes:
- the LOC142600701 gene encoding feather keratin-like, giving the protein MACYDLCRPCGPTPLANSCNEPCVRQCEDSRVVIQPSTVVVTLPGPILSSFPQNTAVGSSSSAAVGNVLSSQGVPISGGFGLGSGFGGLGCFGGLRGCYPC